In a genomic window of Candidatus Binataceae bacterium:
- the frr gene encoding ribosome recycling factor: protein MARKEMEKAVEAFKHELARVRTGRASTALIENLPVNYYGAKTPLRQLAGLAAPEVRLLVITPYDKSSLHDIEKAIQTSDLGLNPMSDGKLIRIAIPELTEERRKELVRHVRKIAEEFRVSVRNHRRDANEMVKDLHKEKQATDDEMRSAETRIQQFTTEFTERIDKVLAGKEAEIMEV from the coding sequence ATGGCCCGCAAAGAAATGGAGAAAGCCGTCGAGGCTTTCAAGCACGAACTTGCCCGGGTGCGCACCGGGCGCGCTTCCACTGCACTAATCGAGAATCTGCCGGTTAATTACTACGGGGCCAAGACGCCGCTGCGCCAGCTGGCTGGGCTGGCCGCGCCCGAGGTGCGGCTGCTGGTCATAACCCCTTACGACAAATCTTCGCTCCATGATATCGAAAAAGCCATACAGACCTCGGATCTGGGCCTCAACCCCATGAGCGATGGAAAGCTGATCCGCATCGCGATTCCGGAGCTGACCGAGGAACGCCGCAAGGAGCTCGTGAGGCACGTGCGGAAGATCGCGGAGGAATTCCGGGTCAGCGTCCGCAATCATCGCCGCGACGCGAACGAGATGGTGAAAGATCTGCACAAGGAAAAACAGGCTACCGACGACGAGATGCGCAGCGCCGAAACCCGGATTCAGCAATTCACGACCGAGTTCACCGAGAGGATCGACAAGGTGCTGGCGGGCAAGGAAGCCGAGATTATGGAGGTCTGA
- a CDS encoding isoprenyl transferase — protein sequence MAITLPLNDFPELSLDPSRLPRHVAIVMDGNGRWARRRGLGRNEGHRRGKDSVRAVVEAARELGIPYLTLFAFSAENWQRPSGEVNFLMQLFHRYLVTETKRLMKRGIRILALGDTERLPVRLRQVLAETVVATQDNDAMTVALALSYGGRQDVITATRKIAQAVAARELNPDQIDEGVFARALTTGGMPDPDLLIRTSGELRVSNFFLFQVAYTELYFTDTLWPDFRERELLSALAAYQMRDRRFGTLSPG from the coding sequence GTGGCCATCACTCTCCCACTTAACGATTTTCCCGAGCTCTCGCTCGACCCCTCACGTCTTCCCCGGCACGTCGCAATCGTAATGGACGGCAACGGCAGATGGGCGCGGCGGCGCGGGTTGGGTCGCAACGAAGGCCATCGCCGCGGCAAGGATTCGGTGCGCGCGGTGGTCGAAGCGGCGCGCGAGCTGGGGATCCCATACCTGACCTTGTTCGCGTTTTCGGCGGAAAATTGGCAGCGCCCTTCCGGCGAAGTGAATTTCCTGATGCAGCTGTTCCATCGTTACCTGGTGACCGAGACCAAGCGACTGATGAAGCGGGGGATCCGGATTCTGGCCCTGGGTGACACCGAGCGGCTGCCGGTGCGGCTTAGGCAGGTGCTGGCGGAGACGGTGGTGGCGACGCAGGACAACGACGCCATGACGGTCGCACTCGCCCTCTCTTATGGGGGCCGGCAGGACGTTATCACCGCAACGCGCAAGATCGCGCAGGCGGTGGCCGCCCGCGAATTGAATCCTGATCAGATCGACGAGGGAGTATTCGCACGCGCGCTCACCACGGGTGGTATGCCCGATCCGGATTTGCTGATCCGCACCTCGGGTGAACTGCGAGTCTCGAATTTCTTCCTGTTTCAGGTTGCGTACACGGAGCTCTATTTCACCGACACGCTGTGGCCCGATTTCCGCGAGCGCGAACTGCTGAGCGCGCTGGCCGCCTATCAGATGCGCGACCGCCGCTTCGGCACCCTAAGCCCGGGTTGA